In the Gemmatimonadota bacterium genome, one interval contains:
- a CDS encoding carbohydrate ABC transporter permease, with amino-acid sequence MRPDASRRRVLGGYAAAILLATVMLLPFAWMLSTALMEEFEVFQYPPPLLPASPQWRNFPNALTQLPFARFFLNSGILALCMVVGQTFTGALGGYAFARFRFAGRGALFAAYLGALMIPGIVLLIPRFLLIDALGGVDTIAGLVSTEIVSVWGVFMMRQFFLSLPRETEDAARIDGASEWTIFWRIALPLARPAMATLALFAFIDAWKSFLWPLVVTQSMEMRTVEVGIASFHGLYYANWPYQMAAAVSALVPVLVAFLASQRFFTRGIQLTGIR; translated from the coding sequence ATGCGGCCTGACGCCTCGCGCCGACGCGTGCTCGGGGGCTATGCGGCGGCGATCCTGCTCGCCACCGTCATGCTCCTCCCGTTCGCGTGGATGCTCTCCACCGCACTCATGGAGGAGTTCGAGGTCTTCCAGTATCCGCCGCCGCTCCTCCCGGCGTCGCCGCAGTGGCGCAACTTCCCCAACGCACTCACGCAGCTCCCCTTCGCCCGCTTCTTCCTCAACAGCGGGATCCTGGCGCTCTGCATGGTCGTGGGACAGACCTTCACGGGAGCGTTAGGGGGGTACGCCTTCGCGCGCTTCCGCTTCGCGGGGCGCGGCGCGCTCTTCGCCGCGTACCTCGGCGCGTTGATGATCCCCGGGATCGTCCTCCTCATCCCGCGCTTCCTCCTGATCGACGCCCTCGGCGGCGTCGACACCATCGCTGGGCTGGTCTCCACGGAGATCGTCTCGGTCTGGGGCGTCTTCATGATGCGACAGTTCTTCCTCTCGCTCCCGCGCGAGACCGAGGACGCCGCGCGCATCGACGGCGCCTCGGAGTGGACCATCTTCTGGCGCATCGCCCTCCCGCTCGCCCGCCCGGCCATGGCGACGCTCGCCCTCTTCGCCTTCATCGACGCGTGGAAGTCGTTCCTCTGGCCGCTGGTGGTCACCCAGTCGATGGAGATGCGCACCGTGGAGGTGGGGATCGCATCCTTCCATGGCCTCTACTACGCCAACTGGCCGTATCAGATGGCGGCCGCCGTCAGCGCCCTCGTCCCGGTCCTCGTCGCCTTCCTGGCGTCGCAGCGCTTCTTCACCCGCGGGATCCAGCTGACGGGGATTCGATAG
- a CDS encoding PAS domain-containing protein, producing the protein MAPTDVSTTVHPLAVVSDVAVRLASGDDVVTKTSDILELLKSAFGGQEVGLWLYGATGLVCSLRAGEAGIVPEDVASLLEAGGGSTTTLTVRRLVAGTRRLGALALRHAAPPGADALLAFGTVANILAPELSRAEQMRHLEGEVERRTRQLDDEKRFTEQIVDSLPVGLYVIDREYRVQAWNRKRETGMQGISREQALGRTIFEILHRAPAENLRKEFDEVFRTGRIQQFNMESRASGELRAYRITKIPMRLSDAAITHVINIGEDVTDWTVAQDRFAQSEKLAAIGQLAAGVMHEVNNPLATISACSESLGLRLDDLRAGGVDVPVQAGEFLHIIDAEIQRCKRIIDGLLDFSRPRSAEKAPARINDVVEQSVFLVKHHARFKKLQLQTLLDPELPVVDANAEQLIQVFMALMINAADAMEAHDGTITIRTRRGISRHEAIIAEVIDEGQGIARGDLQKIFDPFFTTKAPGRGTGLGLSICYGIITDHGGRIEVDSAVGAGSTFRIFLPAMPAT; encoded by the coding sequence ATGGCTCCCACGGATGTCAGCACCACGGTGCATCCGCTAGCGGTTGTCTCCGACGTCGCCGTTCGCCTCGCGTCCGGCGACGACGTCGTGACCAAGACCAGCGACATCCTCGAACTCCTCAAGTCGGCTTTCGGCGGGCAGGAGGTCGGGCTTTGGCTCTACGGCGCCACGGGGCTCGTCTGCTCGCTGCGCGCCGGCGAGGCGGGCATCGTTCCTGAGGACGTTGCCTCGCTGCTCGAAGCCGGAGGGGGGAGCACGACGACGTTGACGGTGCGTCGGCTCGTGGCGGGGACGCGTCGACTGGGGGCGCTCGCCCTTCGCCACGCGGCCCCCCCGGGGGCCGATGCACTCCTCGCCTTTGGCACGGTGGCCAACATCCTGGCCCCGGAACTCTCGCGCGCCGAGCAGATGCGCCATCTCGAGGGCGAGGTGGAGCGGCGCACACGGCAGCTGGATGACGAGAAGCGCTTCACCGAGCAGATCGTCGATTCGCTCCCGGTGGGGCTCTACGTGATCGATCGCGAGTACCGCGTCCAGGCCTGGAATCGCAAGCGCGAGACCGGGATGCAGGGGATCTCGCGGGAACAGGCGTTAGGCAGGACGATCTTCGAGATCCTGCACCGCGCCCCCGCCGAGAATCTGCGCAAGGAGTTCGACGAGGTCTTCCGCACCGGGCGCATCCAGCAGTTCAACATGGAGTCGCGCGCCTCGGGCGAGCTGCGCGCGTATCGCATCACGAAGATCCCGATGCGCCTGAGCGACGCGGCCATCACGCACGTCATCAACATCGGCGAGGACGTGACCGACTGGACGGTGGCGCAGGATCGCTTTGCCCAGTCCGAGAAGCTGGCCGCGATCGGGCAGCTCGCCGCCGGGGTGATGCACGAGGTGAACAACCCGCTGGCCACCATCTCGGCCTGCTCCGAGAGCCTGGGGCTCCGGCTCGACGACCTGCGCGCGGGCGGGGTCGACGTCCCCGTGCAGGCGGGGGAGTTCCTGCACATCATCGACGCCGAGATCCAGCGCTGCAAGCGCATCATCGATGGGCTGCTCGACTTCTCGCGTCCGCGCTCGGCCGAGAAGGCGCCCGCCCGCATCAACGACGTCGTCGAACAGTCGGTCTTCCTGGTCAAGCACCACGCCCGCTTCAAGAAGCTGCAGCTGCAAACGCTGCTCGACCCCGAACTCCCGGTCGTCGACGCCAACGCGGAGCAGCTCATCCAGGTCTTCATGGCGCTCATGATCAACGCCGCCGACGCCATGGAGGCGCACGACGGGACGATCACCATTCGCACGCGCCGCGGAATCTCGCGGCACGAGGCGATCATCGCCGAAGTGATCGACGAAGGGCAGGGGATCGCGCGCGGCGACTTGCAGAAGATCTTTGATCCGTTCTTCACCACCAAGGCGCCGGGGCGCGGGACGGGGCTGGGCCTCTCCATCTGCTACGGCATCATCACCGATCACGGCGGACGCATCGAGGTGGATAGTGCGGTGGGGGCCGGGAGCACGTTCCGCATCTTCCTTCCCGCGATGCCCGCGACGTGA
- a CDS encoding sigma-54-dependent Fis family transcriptional regulator, whose amino-acid sequence MTDTSRIKVLVAEDETHLGSLLEQFLTSRGHDVTVVRDGEQALATLRGEAFDVALLDIVMPRLDGLEVLRHLREESAPPEVIIITGNGTVETAIGAMRLGAYDYLSKPYRMAEIDVLVRRAWEKRELARENARLAKRLQAVDPLPELVTQHAPLREVLETIPRVARSMTPVLITGESGTGKELVARAIHRLSERGRGPLVDIACAAIGGVSVETELFGYETGAFPGAEGRRAGLLELAAGGTLFMDEIGALDRRLQGALLRVLEQGSFFRAGGTQKVSLNSRLITATNRDLDALVMAGDFRDDLFYRINTVRLSLPPLRERRCDIPVLAEHFLSRYSSARPMGFSADALDTLAGYDWPGNVRELRNVIERAVLLTGGDTITGKDLPLPTFRTERRSTNNGTGVLRPLADLERDHIRFVLEQVNWHQGRAASILGISSKTLYRKIREYGFDRGAEPQPHLKKRLQNSS is encoded by the coding sequence GTGACCGACACCAGTCGCATCAAGGTCCTCGTCGCCGAGGACGAGACACACCTCGGGAGCCTGCTCGAGCAGTTCCTGACGTCGCGCGGGCACGACGTGACCGTGGTGCGCGACGGGGAGCAGGCGCTCGCCACCCTGCGTGGCGAGGCCTTCGACGTCGCCCTGCTGGACATCGTGATGCCGCGGCTCGACGGGCTGGAGGTGTTGCGCCACCTGCGCGAGGAATCCGCGCCGCCCGAGGTGATCATCATCACCGGCAACGGCACGGTGGAGACGGCGATCGGCGCCATGCGACTGGGCGCCTACGACTACCTCTCGAAGCCGTACCGCATGGCGGAGATCGACGTGCTCGTGCGGCGCGCCTGGGAAAAGCGCGAGCTGGCCCGCGAGAACGCACGTCTCGCCAAGCGGTTGCAGGCCGTCGATCCGCTCCCCGAACTCGTCACGCAGCACGCGCCGCTGCGCGAGGTGCTCGAGACGATTCCGCGAGTGGCCCGCAGCATGACGCCCGTCCTCATCACGGGCGAATCGGGGACCGGCAAGGAGCTGGTCGCCCGCGCTATCCATCGTTTGTCCGAGCGCGGTCGCGGCCCGCTGGTCGACATCGCCTGCGCCGCCATCGGCGGCGTGTCGGTGGAGACGGAGCTGTTCGGCTACGAGACCGGCGCCTTTCCCGGGGCCGAGGGGCGGCGTGCGGGGTTGCTGGAACTGGCCGCCGGCGGCACGCTGTTCATGGACGAGATCGGGGCGCTCGACCGCCGGCTGCAAGGCGCGCTGCTGCGCGTGCTCGAGCAGGGGTCCTTCTTCCGCGCCGGGGGGACGCAGAAGGTCTCGCTCAATTCCCGCCTCATCACCGCCACCAACCGCGACCTCGACGCGCTGGTGATGGCCGGTGACTTTCGCGACGACCTGTTCTATCGCATCAACACGGTCCGGCTCTCCTTGCCGCCGCTCCGCGAGCGACGCTGCGACATCCCGGTCCTCGCCGAGCACTTCCTGTCGCGCTACTCCAGTGCCCGGCCCATGGGCTTCAGCGCCGACGCCCTGGACACCCTGGCCGGCTACGACTGGCCCGGCAACGTCCGAGAGCTCCGCAACGTGATCGAGCGCGCCGTCCTCCTGACCGGCGGCGACACGATCACCGGAAAGGACCTCCCGCTCCCGACCTTCCGCACGGAGCGACGCTCCACCAACAACGGGACCGGCGTCCTTCGCCCGCTGGCCGACCTCGAGCGCGACCACATCCGCTTCGTGCTCGAGCAGGTAAACTGGCATCAGGGTCGCGCGGCGAGCATCCTCGGCATATCCTCAAAGACGCTGTACCGAAAGATTCGCGAGTACGGCTTCGACCGCGGAGCCGAGCCGCAGCCCCACCTCAAGAAACGCCTCCAAAACAGCTCATGA
- a CDS encoding response regulator transcription factor, whose protein sequence is MKVLVIEDDPTVGAFIKRGLEEQRWGVQLVTDGEEGEQVAATETFDVIILDMRLPGKSGLEVLQGLRARGFEKPVLVLTAQDAVDAKVRTLRAGADDYVTKPFAFEELLARVEALARRPRAMASPILRVGDLEVNRDTREVHRAGEAIELTPKEFAVLEYLIRHAGRVMSRTLITEYAWGYHFDPGTNIVDVVINHLRKKIDAKHEKKLITTVRGVGYVVKG, encoded by the coding sequence ATGAAGGTCCTGGTCATCGAGGACGATCCCACCGTCGGCGCGTTCATCAAGCGCGGTCTCGAGGAACAGCGGTGGGGAGTGCAACTCGTCACCGATGGCGAAGAAGGCGAACAGGTCGCAGCGACCGAGACGTTCGACGTCATCATCCTCGACATGCGACTCCCGGGGAAGTCGGGGTTGGAGGTCCTGCAGGGGCTCCGCGCCCGCGGCTTCGAGAAGCCGGTCCTCGTCCTCACCGCGCAGGACGCCGTCGATGCCAAGGTGCGCACGCTGCGCGCCGGCGCCGACGACTACGTCACCAAGCCCTTCGCCTTCGAGGAGCTCCTCGCCCGCGTCGAGGCCCTTGCCCGTCGTCCGCGCGCCATGGCCTCCCCGATCCTCCGGGTCGGTGATCTGGAGGTCAACCGCGACACTCGCGAGGTGCACCGCGCCGGAGAGGCCATCGAACTCACCCCCAAGGAGTTCGCCGTCCTCGAATACCTCATCCGGCACGCCGGACGGGTCATGAGTCGCACGCTCATCACCGAGTACGCGTGGGGATACCACTTCGACCCCGGAACCAACATCGTCGACGTGGTCATCAATCACCTTCGGAAGAAGATCGACGCCAAGCACGAGAAGAAGCTGATCACGACCGTCCGCGGTGTCGGCTACGTCGTGAAGGGGTAG
- a CDS encoding HAMP domain-containing protein — MSSIRAKLTVRYTLVMLASMLAFAGAVFFARQAGVRREAAQVAVTHGDLAVAILRATQRAGAPQIIVSDSLIGTVLNQEVARLLVEIPGYLIVIDDATERRVFTSRAVDDLYFRPGNEAQREMREREVQAFENALVAVHNADRAVRVPMRDGELILVERRGTDPSFGRRRVIAGVDVREYDTSSREILGSALMIFPFILALSVGGAYVIAGRAIRPIDRITTEVGDITDGRSLHRRLAMESSRDELARLVTTLNAMIGRLESSFGALRRFTADASHELKTPLAVMRADVERAMQAQAQPTEQLVALEEALQQTTRMADLVDSLLTLARADEGRFDLHREPVALGPLAREALETALILGEEPGLEVTMPTAEEITVLGDRTRLRQLVLNLITNAIKYTPRGGKVEINLARHDDGQAHFSVKDTGIGIAAADLPYIFERFWRADRVRSRASERSGFGLGLAISQWIAQAHGGQLTVQSRLNRGSTFTVILPIHEEGDELEPSLEDETKPSSRVAS, encoded by the coding sequence ATGAGTTCGATTCGCGCAAAGCTCACCGTTCGCTACACCCTCGTGATGCTGGCGTCGATGCTGGCGTTCGCGGGTGCGGTCTTCTTTGCGCGGCAGGCGGGGGTGCGTCGCGAGGCGGCCCAGGTGGCGGTCACCCATGGCGACCTGGCGGTGGCGATCCTGCGCGCCACCCAGCGCGCCGGCGCCCCGCAGATCATCGTCTCCGACTCGCTCATCGGCACGGTCCTCAACCAGGAGGTCGCCCGACTCCTCGTCGAGATTCCGGGCTATCTCATCGTCATCGACGATGCCACCGAGCGGCGGGTCTTCACCTCGCGCGCGGTCGACGACCTCTACTTCCGCCCCGGCAACGAGGCGCAACGTGAAATGCGGGAACGCGAGGTGCAGGCGTTCGAGAACGCCCTCGTTGCGGTGCACAACGCCGATCGCGCCGTGCGCGTCCCCATGCGCGACGGGGAACTGATCCTCGTCGAGCGACGGGGGACCGACCCCAGCTTCGGGCGCCGGCGCGTGATCGCGGGAGTGGACGTCCGGGAGTACGACACGTCGTCGCGCGAGATCCTCGGCAGCGCGCTGATGATCTTCCCCTTCATCCTCGCGCTCTCGGTCGGCGGGGCGTACGTCATCGCCGGACGGGCGATTCGTCCCATCGACCGCATCACCACCGAGGTCGGCGACATCACCGACGGGCGCTCGCTGCACCGGCGCCTCGCGATGGAGTCGAGTCGTGACGAACTGGCGCGGCTGGTGACGACGCTCAACGCGATGATCGGCCGCCTCGAGAGTTCGTTCGGTGCGCTGCGCCGCTTCACCGCCGATGCCTCACACGAGCTCAAGACGCCACTCGCCGTGATGCGGGCCGACGTGGAGCGCGCGATGCAGGCGCAGGCGCAGCCCACGGAGCAGCTGGTGGCGCTGGAGGAGGCGCTGCAACAGACGACGCGCATGGCCGACCTCGTCGACTCGCTCCTCACCCTCGCGCGCGCCGACGAGGGGCGCTTCGACCTGCACCGCGAGCCGGTCGCCCTGGGACCGCTCGCCCGCGAGGCGCTCGAGACCGCCCTCATCCTCGGCGAAGAGCCCGGCCTCGAAGTGACGATGCCGACCGCGGAGGAAATCACCGTGCTCGGCGACCGCACGCGGCTGCGCCAACTCGTCCTGAACCTGATCACCAACGCGATCAAGTACACGCCGAGGGGGGGGAAGGTGGAGATCAACCTGGCGCGCCACGACGACGGGCAGGCGCACTTCAGCGTGAAGGACACGGGCATCGGGATCGCGGCGGCCGACCTGCCGTACATCTTCGAGCGCTTCTGGCGCGCCGACCGGGTGCGCTCGCGGGCGTCGGAGCGCAGCGGCTTCGGCCTCGGCCTGGCGATCTCGCAGTGGATCGCGCAGGCGCATGGCGGACAGCTGACGGTGCAGTCGCGCCTGAATCGCGGGAGCACCTTCACGGTGATCCTCCCGATCCACGAGGAGGGGGACGAGCTGGAGCCGTCGCTGGAAGACGAGACGAAACCGTCGTCGCGCGTCGCGAGCTGA
- a CDS encoding energy transducer TonB — translation MFNNLVESKRKKQRSPAGLFASFVLHAALITLVVVAGGQAAEQFEKPKQEKVDFVEVKKDEPPPPKNEPPPPPPPDVVAAPPPPKGFQILTAPVDIPDVLPDIDLSKKVTDEADFSGKGAAGGTAKGVEGGKPQLVGANNDQPFFEFQVEKPVQALPGGSSPRYPDILRQAGVEGEVLAQFVVDTTGRAEMNSYKVLKTTHELFGNAVKQALPGMRFIPAEVGGRKVRQLVQQPFSFAISK, via the coding sequence ATGTTCAACAACCTGGTCGAGTCCAAGCGCAAGAAGCAGCGGAGTCCTGCCGGTCTCTTTGCGTCGTTCGTGCTGCACGCCGCGCTGATCACCCTGGTGGTGGTCGCGGGCGGACAGGCGGCGGAGCAGTTCGAGAAGCCGAAGCAGGAGAAGGTCGACTTCGTCGAGGTGAAGAAGGATGAGCCTCCTCCACCGAAGAACGAACCGCCTCCGCCGCCACCACCGGATGTGGTCGCGGCTCCGCCGCCGCCGAAGGGATTCCAGATCCTGACGGCCCCCGTGGATATCCCCGACGTTCTCCCTGACATCGACCTTTCGAAGAAGGTCACCGACGAAGCCGACTTCTCGGGCAAGGGTGCCGCCGGTGGTACGGCCAAGGGTGTCGAGGGGGGCAAGCCTCAGCTGGTCGGTGCCAACAACGACCAGCCGTTCTTCGAGTTCCAGGTGGAGAAGCCCGTCCAGGCGCTCCCCGGTGGCTCGTCGCCGCGCTACCCGGACATCCTCCGGCAGGCGGGCGTCGAGGGCGAGGTACTCGCGCAGTTCGTCGTCGATACGACCGGACGCGCCGAGATGAACTCGTACAAGGTGCTCAAGACGACGCACGAACTGTTCGGCAATGCGGTGAAGCAGGCGCTGCCGGGTATGCGCTTCATCCCCGCCGAAGTCGGCGGACGCAAGGTGCGCCAGCTCGTGCAGCAGCCGTTCTCCTTCGCGATCTCGAAGTAG
- a CDS encoding MotA/TolQ/ExbB proton channel family protein: MNLNFAEIWAATPPFGKFLWAVLAFMSVWSLSTGVSKVWQLRSAQGETVKFAPEFSQFLEEDNLGEAIKLAESYKKSHVARVLGGALAEVKPLIMDGSVTVADINTAERAVEREMLMEMVSLKRGLAVLATVGSTAPFVGLLGTVFGIINAFEGMAKSGSGGITAIAAGIAEALIATGFGLIVAIPAVWFYNYFTTKIDNLSAEMTYTSKEMIDYLIKGVSGEFGRSRFTREFNTQAQSGGPLT, translated from the coding sequence ATGAATCTGAATTTCGCGGAAATCTGGGCAGCGACGCCGCCGTTCGGGAAGTTCCTGTGGGCCGTGCTCGCCTTCATGTCGGTCTGGTCGCTGTCGACCGGCGTCTCGAAGGTCTGGCAGCTGCGCTCGGCGCAGGGCGAGACGGTGAAGTTCGCCCCGGAGTTCTCGCAGTTCCTCGAGGAAGACAACCTCGGCGAAGCGATCAAGCTCGCGGAGAGCTACAAGAAGTCGCACGTCGCGCGCGTCCTCGGTGGCGCCCTCGCCGAAGTCAAGCCGCTGATCATGGACGGCTCGGTCACGGTGGCCGACATCAACACCGCTGAGCGTGCGGTCGAGCGCGAAATGCTGATGGAGATGGTCTCGCTCAAGCGCGGCCTCGCGGTCCTCGCCACGGTGGGTTCGACGGCGCCGTTCGTCGGGCTGCTGGGCACGGTGTTCGGCATCATCAACGCCTTCGAAGGCATGGCCAAGTCCGGCTCGGGCGGCATCACCGCCATCGCCGCCGGTATCGCCGAGGCGCTCATCGCGACGGGCTTCGGACTCATCGTCGCCATCCCGGCCGTGTGGTTCTACAACTACTTCACGACCAAGATCGACAACCTGTCCGCCGAGATGACGTACACGTCGAAGGAAATGATCGACTACCTCATCAAGGGCGTCTCGGGTGAGTTCGGTCGTTCGCGCTTCACGCGTGAGTTCAACACCCAGGCCCAGAGCGGCGGCCCGCTGACCTGA
- a CDS encoding biopolymer transporter ExbD, with translation MGMSVGSGAESVKSEPNVVPMIDVMLVLLIIFMVVTPALAAGFQAVPPAGINLKTHPEEDTDQVLGIDKQGQYYLNKRALQNDKLAETLKSIYDARTVDKILYIKADKDLEYIKVLDAMDIASRNGVRVVGAVSDQVPGTESSVAGDVPDPTKK, from the coding sequence ATGGGCATGTCAGTTGGAAGTGGCGCCGAAAGCGTCAAGTCCGAACCGAACGTGGTGCCGATGATCGACGTCATGCTGGTGCTCCTCATCATCTTCATGGTGGTGACGCCAGCACTCGCGGCCGGCTTCCAGGCGGTCCCCCCCGCGGGGATCAACCTGAAGACGCACCCCGAGGAAGACACCGATCAGGTCCTCGGTATCGACAAGCAGGGCCAGTACTACCTCAACAAGCGCGCGCTCCAGAACGACAAGCTGGCGGAAACGCTCAAGTCGATCTACGACGCTCGCACCGTCGACAAGATCCTGTACATCAAGGCCGACAAGGACCTCGAGTACATCAAGGTCCTCGACGCGATGGACATCGCCTCGCGGAACGGCGTGCGCGTGGTTGGCGCCGTCTCCGACCAGGTCCCGGGCACGGAATCGTCCGTGGCTGGCGACGTTCCTGATCCCACCAAGAAGTAG
- a CDS encoding biopolymer transporter ExbD, whose protein sequence is MSTGKSGGLNNEPNVVPMIDVLLVLLIIFMVMQPMARKAIDLQLPDPTPQVAAANAVSNQIVLEVLPGEQFAINKEPVTKDGLLIRLKQIYDPRPDKIMFVKGDPKVKYQQVIFAMDQARGAGVKVIGVTPKEAAAETPQ, encoded by the coding sequence ATGAGTACTGGAAAGAGCGGAGGCCTCAACAACGAGCCCAACGTCGTCCCCATGATCGACGTGCTTCTCGTGCTCCTGATCATCTTCATGGTCATGCAGCCGATGGCGCGTAAGGCGATCGACCTGCAGCTGCCCGATCCGACGCCGCAGGTGGCCGCCGCGAATGCGGTGTCGAACCAGATCGTGCTCGAAGTGCTGCCGGGTGAGCAGTTCGCGATCAACAAGGAACCGGTCACCAAGGACGGTCTCCTGATCCGCCTCAAGCAGATCTACGATCCCCGTCCGGACAAGATCATGTTCGTGAAGGGCGATCCGAAGGTGAAGTATCAGCAGGTCATCTTCGCGATGGACCAGGCGCGTGGCGCTGGCGTCAAGGTCATCGGTGTGACGCCGAAGGAAGCCGCGGCGGAAACGCCGCAGTAA
- a CDS encoding amino acid permease — translation MLVAGSMIGSGIFIVSSDIARTLNSPLWLLITWIATGVITVLGALAYGELAAMYPKAGGQYVFLRESMGPLMGFLYGWTLFLVIQTGTIAAVGVAFGRFLGVLVPSIGADRFAWFPQADVCLSIMGCDSPAKAFQLGLSPQRLIALISVWVLTAVNLRGVKEGKALQTSLTVIKTAALALLVVVGLTIGRNADAIAANFGANLAGSPPVGSTLILAFGAAMVGSLFSSDAWNNVTFAAAEVHNPQKNLPLALLLGTGLVSALYIMANVSYLNALPMAGDPNGVTSVARGIQYATQDRVGTALMESVFGPNGTTLMAIAILISTFGCNNGLILAGSRVYWAMARDGLFFQRAGSLNARGVPAFALIVQSIWISLLCLTGTYGQLLDYVIFAALVFYCLTTIGLFILRRTRPTAERPYKAVGYPVLPGLYVLLAGGLAIVLLIADKTRAQAVAGLAIVLLGIPVYFLWRSAGAPRASAT, via the coding sequence ATGCTCGTGGCCGGCTCGATGATCGGCTCCGGGATCTTCATCGTCTCCTCCGACATTGCGCGAACGCTCAACTCCCCGCTCTGGCTCCTGATCACATGGATCGCCACCGGGGTCATCACCGTCCTTGGGGCGCTGGCGTACGGGGAGCTCGCGGCGATGTACCCCAAGGCCGGAGGACAGTACGTCTTCCTGCGCGAATCGATGGGTCCACTCATGGGTTTCCTCTATGGGTGGACCCTTTTTCTGGTGATCCAGACCGGGACCATCGCCGCGGTCGGTGTCGCGTTCGGGCGCTTCCTCGGCGTGCTGGTGCCGTCGATCGGGGCGGATCGCTTCGCGTGGTTCCCCCAAGCGGACGTCTGCCTGTCGATCATGGGATGTGATTCGCCGGCCAAGGCCTTCCAGTTGGGCCTCTCGCCGCAGCGCCTCATCGCGCTCATCAGCGTCTGGGTCCTGACGGCGGTGAACCTGCGCGGCGTGAAGGAGGGGAAGGCCCTCCAGACGTCGCTCACAGTGATCAAGACGGCGGCCCTCGCCCTGCTGGTGGTCGTTGGACTCACGATCGGACGTAACGCAGATGCCATCGCGGCCAACTTCGGCGCCAACCTGGCGGGGAGCCCGCCCGTCGGATCGACGCTCATCCTCGCCTTCGGCGCCGCCATGGTCGGCTCGCTCTTCTCTAGCGACGCATGGAACAACGTGACGTTCGCGGCGGCCGAGGTCCACAATCCGCAGAAGAACCTCCCGCTGGCCCTGCTGCTTGGGACGGGCCTGGTGAGTGCGCTCTACATCATGGCGAACGTGTCGTACCTCAACGCGCTCCCGATGGCGGGCGACCCCAACGGCGTGACGTCGGTGGCGCGCGGCATTCAGTACGCGACGCAGGATCGCGTCGGGACGGCGCTGATGGAGTCGGTCTTCGGCCCCAACGGCACGACGCTGATGGCGATCGCGATCCTCATCTCGACCTTCGGCTGCAACAACGGGCTGATCCTGGCGGGGTCGCGCGTCTACTGGGCGATGGCCCGCGACGGGCTGTTCTTCCAGCGCGCCGGTTCGCTCAACGCGCGCGGCGTCCCGGCCTTCGCCTTGATCGTGCAGTCCATCTGGATCTCGCTGTTGTGCCTGACGGGGACGTACGGTCAGCTCCTGGACTACGTGATCTTCGCGGCGCTCGTGTTCTACTGCCTGACGACCATCGGTCTCTTCATCCTGCGCCGCACGCGACCCACGGCGGAGCGACCGTACAAGGCGGTGGGCTACCCCGTGCTGCCCGGGCTGTATGTGCTGCTGGCGGGGGGGCTGGCGATCGTCCTGCTCATCGCCGACAAAACGCGCGCGCAGGCGGTGGCGGGGTTGGCCATCGTGCTGCTGGGCATTCCCGTGTATTTCCTCTGGCGCTCGGCGGGGGCCCCCCGGGCAAGCGCGACGTAG